A genome region from Mesorhizobium sp. B2-1-8 includes the following:
- a CDS encoding DMT family transporter → MDKTASGWVNGFIGVLIFSGSLPATRVAVMDLDPIFLTSARAVIAGLLGLALLLAFREKRPGRHDLLSLVIVALGVVVGFPLLTALALKHVTSAHSIIFVGLLPLATAIFGVLRGGERPRPAFWLFSCLGSALVAGFALAQGVTASPVGDGLMLAAIIACGLGYAEGAALSRKLGGWQVICWALVLSLPAMLVLTLATLPPSFASVGSTAWIGLGYVSLFSMLIGFVFWYRGLAQGGIAAVGQLQLLQPFFGLALAATLLHEQVSPMMVVVTLGVVLCVFGAKKFARRDLPRRAAA, encoded by the coding sequence ATGGACAAGACGGCGAGCGGCTGGGTGAACGGATTTATCGGCGTGCTGATCTTCAGCGGTTCGTTGCCGGCGACGCGTGTGGCGGTGATGGATCTCGATCCGATATTCCTGACATCGGCCCGCGCGGTCATAGCTGGTCTGCTTGGCCTGGCGCTGCTGCTTGCATTCCGCGAGAAGCGCCCTGGGCGTCATGACTTGCTGTCGCTCGTCATCGTTGCTCTTGGCGTGGTGGTCGGCTTTCCCTTGCTGACGGCATTGGCGCTGAAGCATGTCACTTCGGCCCACTCCATCATCTTTGTCGGCCTGCTGCCGCTGGCGACCGCGATCTTCGGCGTGCTGCGCGGCGGTGAACGGCCCCGGCCGGCCTTCTGGCTGTTCTCATGCCTCGGCAGTGCGCTGGTGGCGGGTTTTGCGCTTGCGCAAGGCGTGACGGCTTCGCCAGTCGGGGATGGGCTGATGCTTGCGGCCATCATCGCCTGCGGCCTTGGCTACGCCGAGGGTGCGGCATTGTCGCGCAAGCTCGGCGGCTGGCAAGTGATCTGCTGGGCGCTGGTGCTTTCCCTGCCGGCCATGCTGGTGCTGACTTTGGCGACCCTGCCGCCGTCCTTCGCCAGCGTCGGCTCCACTGCCTGGATCGGTCTTGGCTATGTCTCGCTGTTCAGCATGCTGATCGGCTTCGTCTTCTGGTATCGCGGCTTGGCCCAAGGCGGCATTGCAGCGGTGGGGCAGCTGCAGCTCCTGCAGCCGTTTTTCGGGCTCGCACTGGCGGCGACGCTGCTGCACGAGCAGGTCAGCCCGATGATGGTTGTCGTTACACTCGGCGTGGTGCTTTGCGTGTTCGGCGCGAAGAAGTTCGCCAGGCGGGATTTGCCGCGGCGTGCGGCTGCATAG
- a CDS encoding PLP-dependent aminotransferase family protein: protein MTDLALETDGARTLVESVMATIRQRIAARSLTPGTRLPSIRAFAKSMQVSKSTVVEAYDRLAAEGAIRSRPGSGFYAAGSLAPLSLAEIGPRLDRAVDPLWVSRQSLDASDEILKPGCGWLPASWMPQAALRRALRTVARADDVALADYGTPLGLPPLRRLLARRMAGHGIEASPEQIMLTESGTQAIDLLCRFLIEPGDTVLVDDPCYFNFHALLRAHRAKVVSVPYTPSGPDIELFAQALAEHRPRLYITNSAIHNPTGAILSPVTAHRLLKLADQSDLTIVEDDIFADFEHTPAPRLAAFDGLSRVVQIGSFSKTLSASVRCGFIAAPRDWIEGLADLKIATTFGGGRLAAELVLTLLKDGSYRKHMDLLRARLARAMVETSARLKAIGIMPWIEQPAGLFLWCGLPDGVDAAEIARRALADNIVLAPGNAFSLSQSASRFLRFNVAQCADERIFKVLETAMVR from the coding sequence ATGACAGACCTTGCTTTGGAAACCGACGGCGCACGCACCCTTGTGGAGAGCGTCATGGCGACCATCCGTCAGCGGATCGCCGCGCGCAGCCTGACACCGGGAACCCGATTGCCGTCGATCCGTGCCTTCGCGAAGTCCATGCAGGTGTCCAAATCCACCGTCGTCGAAGCTTATGACCGACTCGCCGCCGAAGGCGCGATTCGCTCCCGGCCGGGTTCCGGGTTTTATGCCGCCGGGTCTCTGGCGCCTCTGTCTTTGGCCGAGATCGGTCCCCGGCTCGACCGTGCCGTCGATCCGCTCTGGGTTTCCCGCCAATCGCTGGATGCCAGCGACGAGATCCTAAAACCCGGTTGTGGCTGGCTGCCGGCCTCCTGGATGCCTCAGGCCGCGCTGCGTCGCGCACTGCGTACCGTGGCACGTGCAGACGATGTCGCGCTTGCCGATTACGGCACGCCGCTCGGGCTGCCGCCGCTACGCCGATTGCTGGCGCGGCGCATGGCCGGGCACGGCATCGAAGCTTCGCCCGAACAGATCATGCTGACGGAATCGGGCACCCAAGCGATCGACCTGCTCTGCCGGTTCCTGATCGAGCCCGGCGACACGGTGCTGGTCGACGATCCCTGCTATTTCAATTTTCACGCTTTGCTGCGCGCCCATCGCGCCAAGGTCGTCAGCGTTCCCTACACGCCATCGGGGCCGGACATAGAGTTGTTCGCCCAGGCGCTCGCCGAACACCGGCCGCGCCTCTACATCACCAACTCCGCCATCCACAATCCCACGGGCGCGATCCTGTCTCCAGTGACGGCCCATCGTTTGCTCAAGCTGGCCGACCAGTCGGATCTGACGATCGTCGAGGACGACATCTTCGCCGATTTCGAGCACACCCCTGCCCCCAGGTTGGCGGCGTTCGATGGCCTCAGCCGCGTCGTCCAGATCGGCAGTTTCTCCAAGACGCTGTCGGCATCGGTCCGCTGCGGTTTCATCGCCGCGCCCCGCGACTGGATCGAGGGCCTGGCCGACCTCAAGATCGCCACGACCTTCGGCGGCGGACGGCTGGCGGCCGAACTGGTGCTGACGCTGCTGAAGGACGGCAGCTACCGCAAGCATATGGATTTGCTGCGCGCCCGCCTTGCGCGCGCCATGGTTGAAACCAGCGCCCGGCTGAAAGCGATCGGCATCATGCCCTGGATCGAGCAACCAGCCGGGCTGTTCCTGTGGTGCGGATTGCCGGACGGGGTGGACGCGGCCGAAATCGCCCGCCGCGCGCTGGCCGACAACATCGTGCTGGCACCCGGCAATGCGTTCAGCCTGTCGCAGTCCGCCAGCCGCTTCCTGCGCTTCAACGTCGCCCAGTGCGCGGACGAGCGAATTTTCAAGGTGCTCGAAACAGCGATGGTTCGCTGA
- a CDS encoding LysR family transcriptional regulator — protein sequence MTSPDLNLLFALDVLLAEGSVAGAARRLRLSPSAMSRTLARLREATGDPLLVRAGRGLVATPRAEELRRQVGRVVQDAEVLLRPTQLLDPRSLDRIFTLRTNESFVEEFAPRLVARIEADAPGVRLRFSPKSDKDAMSLREAAIDLEIGVAGETGPEVRIQALLRDRFIGAVRSDHPLSEGKVTPERYAAGRHISVSRRGREKGPIDEALGTIGLRRTVVCMVSGFSAALAMARASDLIASVPGRHTAGARAGMHSFPLPVATLDVTISMLWHPRLDADPAQRWLRECVREVCAKH from the coding sequence ATGACATCACCCGATCTCAATCTGCTGTTTGCCCTCGATGTCCTCCTGGCCGAGGGCAGCGTGGCGGGCGCGGCGCGCCGTCTGCGCCTCAGCCCCTCGGCGATGAGCCGGACGCTGGCGCGGCTGCGCGAGGCAACCGGCGATCCTCTGCTGGTGCGCGCCGGGCGCGGCCTGGTGGCGACGCCGCGAGCGGAGGAATTGCGGCGACAGGTCGGCCGTGTCGTCCAGGACGCGGAGGTGCTCCTGCGCCCTACCCAGTTGCTTGATCCCCGGAGCCTGGACCGGATCTTCACATTGCGTACCAACGAAAGCTTCGTCGAGGAGTTCGCGCCCCGCCTCGTCGCCCGTATCGAGGCCGATGCGCCGGGGGTGCGGCTGCGTTTCTCGCCGAAGTCCGACAAGGATGCGATGTCACTGCGTGAGGCGGCGATTGACCTTGAAATCGGCGTTGCCGGCGAGACCGGACCCGAGGTACGCATCCAGGCGCTGCTTCGCGATCGCTTCATCGGCGCTGTTCGATCAGACCACCCCCTGAGCGAGGGCAAGGTGACGCCCGAGCGCTATGCGGCCGGCCGGCACATCAGCGTTTCGCGGCGCGGCCGCGAGAAAGGGCCGATCGACGAGGCCTTGGGCACGATTGGCTTGCGGCGGACGGTGGTGTGCATGGTCTCGGGTTTTTCGGCGGCACTTGCCATGGCGCGGGCCTCGGACCTGATCGCCAGCGTGCCCGGGCGGCATACGGCGGGAGCGCGCGCCGGCATGCACAGTTTTCCCCTGCCGGTCGCCACCCTGGACGTTACCATTTCGATGCTCTGGCATCCGCGCCTCGATGCCGACCCGGCGCAACGCTGGTTGCGTGAGTGCGTGCGCGAGGTCTGTGCGAAGCACTGA
- a CDS encoding GFA family protein translates to MTTYIGVLDGHWRWLGKPPKIFNSSPGVERTFCDNCGTPLSFRSTNMSGVMHFFAAAMEEPEKFAPTLHVAFEEKLPWLKLADGLPTRVGPDYTKN, encoded by the coding sequence ATGACCACCTACATTGGCGTCTTGGACGGCCACTGGCGATGGCTGGGCAAGCCACCGAAAATATTCAATTCCTCTCCCGGTGTGGAAAGAACATTTTGCGATAACTGCGGAACGCCGCTGTCCTTCCGCTCGACGAACATGTCTGGTGTCATGCATTTTTTTGCCGCGGCGATGGAGGAGCCGGAAAAATTCGCACCCACGCTGCATGTCGCTTTTGAGGAGAAGCTCCCTTGGTTGAAACTCGCCGACGGCCTGCCGACACGCGTTGGGCCTGACTATACGAAGAACTAG